A part of Deltaproteobacteria bacterium genomic DNA contains:
- the tnpA gene encoding IS200/IS605 family transposase: MDEYQSLSHTKWECKYHVVFIPKYRRKVLYGQLRKYLGEVLRELARQKESRIEEGHLQADHVHVLLSIPPKYAVAQVVGYLKGKSAIHIARTYGGRAQNFVGEHFWARGYFVSTVGHEEEAVRRYIREQEAEDRRLEQLELFKKTK, encoded by the coding sequence ATGGACGAGTATCAGAGCCTAAGTCATACGAAGTGGGAATGCAAATATCACGTGGTGTTTATTCCGAAGTACCGGCGCAAAGTGTTGTATGGACAACTGCGGAAGTACTTGGGCGAGGTGTTGCGGGAGTTGGCCCGGCAGAAGGAGAGCCGGATCGAAGAAGGACATTTGCAGGCCGATCACGTGCATGTGTTGCTGTCGATTCCGCCCAAGTATGCGGTGGCGCAGGTGGTCGGGTATCTGAAGGGGAAGAGCGCGATTCACATTGCGCGGACGTATGGGGGGCGGGCGCAGAATTTTGTGGGGGAACACTTCTGGGCGCGGGGGTACTTTGTGTCGACGGTAGGTCACGAGGAGGAGGCGGTGCGTCGCTACATTCGGGAGCAGGAGGCGGAGGACCGACGACTCGAGCAATTGGAGTTGTTCAAGAAGACGAAGTAA
- a CDS encoding pentapeptide repeat-containing protein gives MEQELTVILTETEKRTALIGRRFCRRQFAEVDLAGAVFREADLEGARFVQADLHGADFRQANLRGAEFFLCDLYGADFTDACLEKATFRRSFGLSSTLRTYIRSHGGVV, from the coding sequence ATGGAACAGGAACTCACCGTGATCTTAACCGAAACTGAGAAACGGACCGCACTGATTGGCCGACGGTTCTGCCGTCGACAGTTTGCCGAAGTAGATCTTGCCGGGGCGGTGTTTCGTGAGGCGGATCTTGAAGGCGCGAGATTTGTGCAGGCCGATTTACACGGCGCTGATTTTCGTCAAGCCAATCTACGTGGGGCGGAATTCTTCCTTTGCGATCTGTACGGCGCGGACTTTACCGATGCGTGTTTGGAGAAGGCGACGTTCCGCCGCTCATTTGGTCTATCGTCCACTTTACGCACCTACATCCGCTCGCACGGCGGTGTGGTGTAG
- a CDS encoding thiolase family protein: MGLQDLRDQICIVGVGDTQQGSVPTKTGDELAIDAARAALQDCGLEKDDIDGLFVQPSYGRQGDYLKVGLMLGLNPRVGGAVEASGATGCYMIQHAALLLHAGMANYVLLVYGTNQKTNRNRFGGALLEEHAPYGAFNPSLPFAFAFRRHMHLYGTTEEQLATIAINQRHNSLLNPKAVQKTPISLDDYMNARYIVAPLRMFDYCYVTDGGHAFVLTTADRAKDLRKPPVYIRGMGRQEAFRAYETPDLVMQSFQQERVAKMVFPMADMTTKDIQALYVQDAYSPAILAAIENYGFCPKGEGGRWIQGGRIAIDGELPINANGGQLSETYMVGWQNTCDAVRQLRGECGPRQIKNVERIMCTYTGGLREHAGALILRR; this comes from the coding sequence ATGGGTCTACAGGACCTTCGCGATCAGATTTGCATCGTCGGCGTCGGCGATACCCAGCAGGGATCGGTCCCCACTAAAACCGGCGACGAACTCGCTATCGACGCCGCGCGGGCAGCGTTGCAGGACTGCGGTCTCGAAAAGGACGATATCGACGGGCTCTTCGTGCAGCCGAGTTACGGTCGCCAGGGCGATTATCTCAAGGTCGGCTTGATGCTGGGTCTGAACCCACGGGTGGGCGGTGCAGTCGAGGCTTCCGGCGCGACGGGCTGCTACATGATTCAGCACGCCGCGTTGCTGCTGCACGCCGGCATGGCCAATTACGTGTTGTTGGTCTATGGCACCAACCAAAAGACCAATCGTAATCGCTTCGGCGGTGCACTGCTGGAAGAGCACGCTCCCTACGGCGCGTTCAACCCCTCGCTGCCGTTCGCCTTCGCATTTCGTCGGCATATGCATTTGTACGGCACGACCGAGGAACAACTCGCCACGATCGCTATCAATCAACGGCACAATTCGCTCCTCAACCCCAAAGCCGTGCAGAAAACTCCCATCTCCCTCGACGATTACATGAATGCCCGCTACATCGTCGCGCCGCTGCGTATGTTCGACTATTGCTATGTGACGGATGGCGGACATGCATTCGTCCTCACCACGGCAGATCGCGCTAAAGACTTGCGCAAACCGCCGGTGTACATTCGCGGCATGGGTCGGCAGGAAGCGTTTCGCGCGTACGAAACACCTGACCTCGTCATGCAGAGCTTTCAACAGGAGCGCGTCGCTAAGATGGTATTTCCGATGGCCGACATGACGACAAAGGATATCCAAGCCTTGTACGTGCAGGACGCGTACAGTCCCGCCATTTTAGCTGCTATCGAAAACTACGGGTTCTGTCCCAAAGGTGAAGGCGGGCGCTGGATTCAGGGCGGGAGGATCGCTATCGACGGCGAGTTACCGATCAACGCCAACGGCGGGCAGCTCTCTGAAACCTACATGGTCGGCTGGCAAAACACCTGTGATGCCGTGCGACAACTACGCGGCGAGTGCGGTCCACGGCAAATCAAAAATGTCGAGCGTATTATGTGCACCTATACCGGCGGGCTGCGCGAACACGCCGGTGCGCTGATTCTGCGGAGGTAA
- a CDS encoding HAMP domain-containing histidine kinase, whose amino-acid sequence MPVTHHQVIQVKECLLGGFDLFALKAHHKRLTLQFLLPDGLPPLLIDAVSFVQVFHLLVDRALAVTSTGGVIVRAKRAAGGIMIRVEDEGPWVAPRDVPRLFVAPSPEADLVVAAQLARRLEGTLTAISGPKQKGLCVLLRIPMVPTLC is encoded by the coding sequence GTGCCAGTCACACACCACCAGGTGATTCAGGTCAAGGAGTGCCTGCTGGGCGGCTTTGACCTCTTTGCCCTGAAAGCTCATCACAAGCGCTTGACTTTGCAGTTTTTGCTTCCCGATGGACTTCCCCCATTACTGATTGATGCGGTGTCCTTCGTGCAGGTGTTTCATCTCCTGGTGGATCGCGCCCTGGCTGTGACGTCAACGGGCGGCGTGATCGTGCGGGCAAAGCGGGCCGCCGGTGGAATAATGATCAGGGTAGAAGATGAGGGGCCGTGGGTCGCGCCCAGAGACGTGCCGCGGCTCTTTGTTGCACCATCGCCGGAGGCGGACTTGGTCGTGGCGGCGCAGCTGGCCCGGCGTCTTGAGGGGACCCTGACTGCAATCAGCGGCCCGAAACAAAAGGGCTTGTGTGTTCTGCTGCGGATTCCGATGGTGCCCACGCTGTGTTGA
- a CDS encoding cobalamin B12-binding domain-containing protein, translated as MSDEKVLRILVAKAGLDGHDRGAKIIARALRDAGFEVIYTGLHQTPEMIAEAAMQEDVDAVGLSILSGAHLTLFPAVMKALEERGAGDVAVFGGGIVPQDDITVLKQAGVKEIFTPGASTQDITTWIRENVQPR; from the coding sequence GTGTCAGACGAGAAAGTATTACGCATCTTGGTGGCAAAAGCTGGATTGGACGGTCATGACCGCGGGGCGAAAATCATCGCCCGCGCGCTGCGCGATGCCGGCTTTGAAGTGATTTACACCGGACTGCATCAAACCCCGGAGATGATCGCCGAAGCGGCGATGCAGGAAGACGTGGATGCCGTGGGCTTGAGTATTCTCTCCGGCGCGCACCTGACCCTCTTCCCCGCCGTCATGAAAGCCCTCGAAGAACGTGGGGCTGGAGACGTTGCCGTCTTTGGCGGTGGCATCGTCCCACAAGACGACATCACCGTGCTCAAGCAAGCCGGCGTCAAAGAGATTTTTACCCCGGGGGCCAGCACCCAGGACATCACCACATGGATACGAGAGAACGTGCAGCCAAGATAG
- a CDS encoding Zn-ribbon domain-containing OB-fold protein gives MADYTKPLPVIEPWNAPYWQAAKRHEFVAQKCRTCGYTHLPPGPACTNCLSNDQDWIQLSGKGTIDSYGVYHQLWHPGFTDDLPYNVALIELAEGPQIISQVVGCANAELTCGAAVEVTFDDVTSDVTLPKFRLIRS, from the coding sequence ATGGCGGACTACACGAAACCGTTGCCGGTCATCGAACCCTGGAACGCCCCGTATTGGCAAGCCGCCAAGCGTCATGAATTCGTGGCGCAAAAGTGCCGCACTTGCGGGTACACGCATTTGCCGCCGGGACCGGCTTGCACGAATTGCCTTTCCAACGATCAAGACTGGATACAGTTAAGCGGGAAAGGCACCATCGATTCCTACGGCGTCTATCATCAACTCTGGCATCCCGGCTTCACAGATGACCTGCCGTATAACGTGGCGCTCATCGAGCTGGCCGAGGGTCCGCAGATTATCAGCCAAGTGGTCGGCTGTGCGAATGCGGAACTGACGTGTGGCGCTGCTGTCGAGGTGACGTTCGACGATGTCACCTCGGACGTTACCTTACCAAAGTTTCGCCTTATTCGGTCCTGA
- a CDS encoding S9 family peptidase, producing the protein MTHRAAYGSWKSPITSDLIVAATVGLGQIQLDGEDVYWIEARPTEGGRNVILRLAPDGLATDMLTAPLNARTRVHEYGGGSFTVHRGMVYFSHFPDQRLYRQQPGEEARPLTAAGALRYADAIVDHRRQRLICVCEDHSVQGKEPTNSLVSVDLKTGALQTLVSGHDFYSSPRLSPDGSRLAWLAWNHPNMPWDGTELWVGELNADGRLGQKAHVTDGPAESVFQPQWSPAGVLHFISDRTGWWNLYRWRDGRVEALCPMEAEFGRPQWVFGMSTYAFAGSTAIVCAYASHGTWRLAHLDTDTRRLTPIETPYSEIWDINATPTQVVFGAGAATEPAAIVRLDLATRQFRVLRRATTLALDPGYLSASQAVEFPTENGVTAHALFYPPQNRDYIAPDGERPPLLVKSHGGPTAAAQTTLNLGIQYWTSRGIAVLDVNYGGSSGYGRAYRNRLKGQWGVVDVDDCVNGAQFLVQKGLVDGNRLAITGGSAGGYTTLCALTFRDFFKAGASHYGICDLEALAHDTHKFEARYEDSLVGPYPARRDLYRERSPIHFTDRLSCPVIFFQGLEDKVVPPNQAEMMVAALRAKGLPVAYVPFAGEQHGFRKAENIKRALDAELYFYAQVFGFSLADPIEPVRIENFPEQK; encoded by the coding sequence ATGACGCATCGTGCCGCTTATGGTTCCTGGAAATCGCCAATCACTTCTGACCTGATCGTCGCTGCGACAGTCGGGCTCGGTCAAATTCAACTTGACGGCGAGGACGTGTATTGGATCGAGGCGCGACCGACGGAAGGTGGCCGCAATGTCATCCTCCGTCTCGCGCCAGATGGGCTCGCCACCGATATGCTCACCGCGCCGCTCAACGCGCGTACTCGCGTGCACGAGTACGGCGGCGGCTCTTTTACCGTGCATCGGGGAATGGTGTATTTTTCTCACTTCCCTGACCAACGGCTCTATCGACAACAACCAGGGGAAGAAGCGCGGCCACTCACAGCCGCAGGCGCACTCCGCTACGCAGACGCTATTGTCGATCACCGCCGCCAGCGTCTCATCTGCGTCTGTGAGGATCACTCGGTCCAAGGCAAAGAGCCCACCAACAGTCTCGTCAGCGTCGACCTGAAAACCGGCGCGCTCCAGACGTTAGTCTCCGGTCATGACTTCTACTCCTCGCCACGGCTCAGCCCGGACGGTTCGCGCCTCGCCTGGCTAGCGTGGAATCACCCCAACATGCCCTGGGATGGAACGGAGCTCTGGGTTGGCGAGCTGAACGCCGACGGGCGACTTGGTCAAAAAGCGCACGTGACGGATGGTCCGGCGGAATCGGTGTTTCAACCGCAATGGTCTCCCGCCGGGGTCCTGCATTTTATCTCGGACCGTACTGGCTGGTGGAATCTGTACCGTTGGCGCGACGGACGGGTGGAGGCCCTCTGCCCGATGGAAGCCGAGTTCGGACGGCCGCAATGGGTCTTCGGTATGTCCACCTACGCATTTGCCGGTTCGACTGCCATCGTCTGCGCGTACGCTTCTCATGGAACGTGGCGGCTCGCCCATTTGGATACGGACACGCGACGCCTCACACCGATCGAGACCCCCTACAGCGAAATCTGGGATATCAACGCAACCCCAACCCAGGTGGTCTTCGGCGCCGGCGCGGCCACCGAGCCGGCTGCAATTGTCCGACTGGATCTAGCCACGCGACAGTTTCGCGTTTTGCGTCGTGCCACGACCCTCGCTCTCGATCCCGGGTATCTCTCGGCCTCGCAAGCGGTTGAGTTTCCCACAGAAAACGGCGTGACCGCGCATGCGCTTTTCTACCCGCCACAGAATCGCGACTACATCGCACCCGACGGCGAACGTCCGCCCTTGCTAGTCAAAAGTCACGGCGGACCGACCGCTGCCGCACAGACGACGCTGAACTTGGGCATCCAATACTGGACGAGCCGCGGCATCGCCGTGCTCGATGTCAATTATGGTGGCAGCAGCGGATACGGCCGTGCCTATCGCAATCGCCTCAAAGGACAATGGGGCGTCGTCGATGTAGACGACTGTGTCAACGGTGCGCAGTTTCTCGTGCAAAAAGGACTGGTGGACGGCAACCGGCTCGCGATCACCGGCGGCAGCGCGGGTGGGTACACGACCCTCTGTGCACTCACGTTTCGCGACTTTTTCAAAGCCGGTGCCAGCCACTATGGTATCTGCGACCTCGAAGCCTTGGCACATGACACCCACAAATTCGAGGCGCGCTATGAAGACAGCCTCGTTGGTCCCTACCCTGCTCGGCGCGATCTGTACCGAGAACGCTCGCCGATTCACTTCACGGACCGGCTGTCGTGCCCGGTGATTTTCTTCCAAGGTCTGGAGGATAAAGTCGTCCCGCCGAATCAAGCCGAGATGATGGTCGCCGCCCTACGTGCTAAAGGACTCCCGGTGGCGTACGTGCCGTTCGCCGGCGAGCAGCACGGCTTTCGTAAAGCCGAGAACATCAAACGCGCGCTGGATGCGGAACTGTACTTTTATGCGCAAGTGTTCGGGTTCTCCTTGGCGGACCCGATAGAGCCAGTACGAATCGAGAATTTCCCCGAACAAAAATAG
- a CDS encoding sigma-54-dependent Fis family transcriptional regulator, producing the protein MSADEMRSAPQRQRSRDLDRELFPTGVLAFGGAVIRSTLMREVLDLVVRIAPSDASVLLTGESGVGKEVVARAIHQLSPRASHEFVAINCASLSGETLENELFGHEKGAFTSADERKVGVFELADGGTLFLDEVNEMGAACQAKVLRALERREFRRLGGTRKIKVDVRLVTAANVDLHEAVRTRRFREDLFYRLNVVHIHIPPLRERREAIALMAQQFLQELREKYHKRGRHFTDDVVERFVQYPWPGNVRELRNVVESLVLTARGEQIGLKDLPANIRAVAPSREIHLPIGVTLQDAEKEILRCYLETYPTRKEVARVLNIGLRTLHAKIKVYGLPTRRHANGAPHRAKIAD; encoded by the coding sequence ATGAGTGCTGATGAAATGCGCAGTGCGCCGCAACGGCAACGCAGTCGTGACCTCGATCGTGAGCTGTTCCCGACCGGCGTCCTCGCCTTCGGTGGGGCGGTTATTCGCTCGACCCTCATGCGTGAAGTGCTCGACCTTGTGGTGCGCATCGCGCCGTCAGACGCGAGCGTCCTGCTGACCGGCGAAAGCGGCGTAGGGAAAGAGGTGGTCGCGCGGGCGATTCATCAACTGAGTCCACGGGCGTCCCACGAGTTTGTCGCCATCAACTGCGCCTCGCTCTCGGGGGAAACCTTGGAGAACGAACTGTTCGGCCATGAAAAAGGAGCGTTTACCAGCGCCGATGAACGGAAGGTCGGCGTGTTTGAACTGGCCGACGGCGGTACGCTCTTTCTTGACGAAGTCAATGAGATGGGGGCAGCCTGTCAGGCTAAAGTGCTGCGCGCCTTAGAACGGCGTGAATTCCGCCGCCTGGGCGGCACCCGGAAAATCAAAGTCGACGTGCGCCTCGTGACCGCCGCCAATGTGGACTTACACGAGGCAGTGCGGACGCGCCGGTTTCGCGAAGATCTCTTCTACCGGCTGAACGTTGTGCATATCCACATTCCCCCGTTGCGCGAGCGGCGGGAAGCTATTGCGCTCATGGCGCAGCAGTTTCTACAGGAACTCCGTGAAAAATATCACAAACGGGGACGTCACTTCACGGACGACGTTGTAGAACGCTTCGTCCAGTACCCCTGGCCCGGCAACGTGCGCGAGTTGCGTAATGTAGTCGAGAGTCTGGTGCTCACCGCACGCGGGGAACAGATTGGGCTCAAAGATCTGCCCGCAAATATTCGCGCGGTAGCGCCGTCGCGTGAGATCCACCTGCCGATTGGGGTGACGCTCCAAGATGCTGAGAAGGAAATTTTGCGCTGTTATCTTGAGACCTATCCCACGCGGAAGGAAGTGGCGCGGGTGCTCAATATTGGCCTGCGCACCTTGCACGCGAAAATCAAAGTCTATGGTCTCCCCACCCGTCGCCACGCGAACGGTGCGCCGCATCGTGCGAAAATAGCAGACTAG
- a CDS encoding T4 RnlA family RNA ligase, with the protein MKTIANLHELAELEEMLTEGYISARPHPTAPLRIYNYTAKAQYANAWNPATLTCRGLIADETGKIVARPFAKFFNLEQLDRLPDEPFEVYEKLDGSLGILYWLDDEPYIATRGSFESTQAQVATRLLRQYDLSALDRNATYLFEIIYPENRIVVDYGARQELVLLAMIDTATGHEYPLTEIGFPIAKRYDEVEDIASLTMLNWDNSEGFVVRFAGGMRVKVKCAEYVRLHRLLTGVTEKMILEEYLMTGADVNALLERVPDEFNAWLRQTVSNFRAQYEQIEQEAQQIFT; encoded by the coding sequence ATGAAAACGATTGCTAACCTCCACGAATTGGCGGAGTTGGAAGAGATGCTGACTGAAGGCTACATCTCCGCTCGGCCACACCCGACCGCGCCGTTGCGCATCTACAATTACACCGCCAAAGCGCAATACGCGAACGCCTGGAATCCGGCGACCCTCACCTGCCGAGGTTTGATTGCCGACGAGACCGGCAAGATTGTCGCACGACCGTTCGCCAAGTTTTTCAACCTCGAGCAGCTCGACCGTCTGCCGGACGAACCATTCGAGGTGTACGAAAAGCTCGATGGATCGTTGGGGATTCTGTATTGGCTGGACGACGAGCCCTATATTGCCACACGCGGGAGTTTCGAGAGCACCCAAGCGCAGGTGGCGACACGGTTGCTGCGGCAGTACGACCTCTCGGCTTTGGACCGCAACGCCACCTACCTGTTCGAGATCATTTACCCCGAGAATCGCATCGTGGTGGATTACGGTGCTCGCCAAGAGTTGGTCCTCCTGGCCATGATCGATACGGCGACAGGACATGAGTATCCGTTGACCGAGATCGGTTTTCCCATCGCCAAGCGCTACGACGAGGTCGAGGATATTGCCTCGTTGACGATGCTGAACTGGGACAACAGCGAAGGCTTTGTCGTGCGCTTCGCTGGCGGCATGCGGGTCAAGGTGAAATGCGCGGAATACGTGCGGCTCCACCGTTTGTTGACGGGTGTCACCGAGAAAATGATTCTCGAAGAGTACCTGATGACTGGAGCCGACGTGAATGCGCTCCTGGAGAGAGTTCCCGACGAATTCAACGCTTGGCTCCGGCAAACGGTAAGCAATTTCAGAGCGCAGTACGAGCAGATCGAACAAGAAGCGCAGCAGATCTTTACTTAA
- a CDS encoding MOSC N-terminal beta barrel domain-containing protein produces the protein MAIVGHIQAIWRYPVKSMAGEQLTSSMVSPQGLLGDRGWALRDEQAKEIRGAKKMPQLMLCAATYLEEPTERHIPAVAMRLSDGTALKSTDPEVGARLSAFLGRTVTLWPQQPESATEHYRRGAPDNPDMQVELRELFGRTPDEPIPDLSAFPREIFEFTSPLGTYFDAFPLHFLTTASLDTLARQNPSAQWDARRFRPNFVIATDAGQHGLVEIDWCGRSLKIGGLTLQCNLPTPRCVMTTQALPGLDKDPSVLRTIVRDAAQNLGVYGVVQTPGRVAIGDTVELI, from the coding sequence ATGGCTATTGTTGGACATATTCAGGCAATCTGGCGCTACCCGGTGAAATCCATGGCCGGCGAGCAGCTCACAAGTAGCATGGTCAGTCCACAAGGACTCCTCGGTGACCGCGGCTGGGCGCTGCGCGATGAGCAAGCTAAAGAGATTCGCGGCGCCAAGAAAATGCCGCAGCTCATGCTATGCGCGGCGACGTATCTGGAGGAACCGACGGAGCGGCATATTCCCGCAGTTGCCATGCGCCTGTCGGACGGTACGGCTTTGAAGAGCACCGATCCCGAGGTCGGCGCACGACTCTCCGCCTTTCTGGGCAGAACCGTCACCCTATGGCCGCAGCAACCGGAAAGCGCGACCGAGCATTACCGGCGCGGCGCACCGGATAATCCCGATATGCAGGTGGAATTGCGCGAATTGTTTGGCCGCACGCCAGACGAACCTATTCCTGACCTGTCCGCGTTTCCCAGAGAGATTTTCGAGTTCACCTCACCCCTGGGCACCTATTTCGACGCTTTCCCCCTGCACTTCCTCACCACCGCTTCTCTCGACACCTTGGCGCGGCAGAATCCCAGCGCCCAATGGGACGCGCGTCGGTTCCGCCCCAACTTTGTCATTGCTACCGACGCGGGGCAGCACGGTCTTGTCGAAATCGACTGGTGCGGTCGGTCGCTCAAGATTGGCGGGCTCACTCTCCAATGCAATCTCCCCACGCCGCGTTGCGTTATGACGACCCAAGCCCTGCCCGGGCTGGACAAAGATCCTTCGGTGCTGCGCACCATTGTGCGTGATGCCGCCCAGAACCTAGGCGTATACGGTGTCGTGCAAACACCGGGACGTGTGGCCATAGGCGATACGGTGGAGCTGATCTAA
- a CDS encoding methylmalonyl-CoA mutase family protein encodes MTKQEWLAKYPKQEERMTRFSTLSDMEVEPLYAQDDLGANHTEREVGVPGEYPFTRGVYPSMYRNKLWTMRQFAGFGTPEDTNQRFKFLLAEGQTGLSTAFDMPVLMGYDADHARSLGEVGREGVSVSSLNDMERLFADIPLDKVTTSLTVNCTASIILAMYFAMAQKRDIPLSKVGGTIQNDMLKEFIAQKEWICPPEPAVRIVTDMIEFCAQDAPRWHAVSISGYHIREAGSTAVQELAFTLADGIGYVQAAVDRGLNVDDFAPRLSFFFDLHSDFFEEIAKLRAARRMWAKIMKERFGAKNERSLLLRTHCQTAGVSLTAQQPFNNVVRVAIQALAGVLGGTQSLHTNSMDETLALPTEQAVTVALRTQQIIAEESGVANMIDPLGGSWAVEALTDKMEKEAFAYINRIDELGGIIRAINIGYPQKEIADAAYRYQQQLDSQEKVIVGVNKYAIPEERPIDTLKIHHHVEEGQIDRVRRIKRERDAGQVREHLGRVHAACRNGQNLMPVLIEAVKANCTLGEISDIYREVFGVYRDPAWL; translated from the coding sequence ATGACCAAGCAGGAATGGCTGGCGAAGTATCCCAAACAAGAAGAACGCATGACACGGTTTTCGACCCTCTCCGACATGGAAGTCGAGCCGCTGTATGCTCAGGACGATCTTGGCGCGAATCACACCGAGCGAGAAGTCGGTGTGCCGGGCGAGTACCCGTTTACTCGTGGCGTCTATCCCAGCATGTATCGCAACAAGCTGTGGACGATGCGGCAATTCGCCGGGTTCGGCACCCCAGAAGATACCAACCAACGCTTCAAGTTCCTGTTAGCCGAAGGGCAAACCGGCCTTTCCACCGCGTTCGACATGCCGGTGCTCATGGGCTATGACGCCGATCACGCACGCTCTTTGGGAGAAGTCGGACGCGAGGGGGTATCAGTTTCTTCCCTCAACGACATGGAGCGCCTCTTCGCCGATATTCCGCTCGATAAGGTCACGACCTCGCTGACGGTGAATTGCACGGCGAGCATCATTCTTGCCATGTACTTCGCCATGGCGCAGAAACGGGACATCCCATTGAGCAAAGTAGGCGGAACGATCCAGAACGACATGCTCAAAGAGTTCATCGCGCAAAAAGAGTGGATCTGTCCTCCCGAGCCCGCCGTGCGCATCGTCACCGACATGATCGAATTCTGCGCGCAAGACGCACCGCGCTGGCATGCCGTGTCGATCTCCGGCTACCACATTCGCGAAGCCGGCTCGACGGCAGTGCAAGAGTTGGCGTTTACCTTGGCGGACGGCATCGGCTACGTGCAGGCGGCGGTGGACCGTGGGTTAAATGTTGATGACTTCGCGCCGCGTTTGTCATTCTTCTTCGATCTGCATAGCGACTTCTTCGAAGAAATCGCCAAACTGCGCGCGGCACGGCGCATGTGGGCCAAGATCATGAAGGAGCGGTTTGGCGCGAAGAACGAACGCTCGCTGTTGCTGCGCACCCATTGCCAAACGGCAGGGGTGAGCTTGACCGCGCAACAGCCGTTCAACAACGTCGTGCGCGTGGCCATTCAGGCACTCGCCGGTGTCTTGGGCGGCACCCAATCTCTCCATACCAACTCGATGGACGAGACCCTGGCGCTGCCGACCGAGCAAGCGGTTACGGTGGCGCTGCGCACCCAACAGATTATTGCCGAAGAAAGCGGCGTGGCAAACATGATTGACCCCCTTGGCGGGAGTTGGGCGGTGGAAGCGTTGACGGACAAGATGGAAAAAGAGGCGTTCGCCTACATCAATCGGATCGATGAACTGGGCGGCATTATCCGCGCGATCAATATCGGCTATCCGCAGAAGGAAATTGCCGACGCGGCGTATCGCTACCAACAGCAACTGGATTCGCAAGAAAAAGTTATCGTCGGAGTTAACAAATACGCTATTCCAGAAGAACGCCCCATCGATACGCTCAAGATCCATCATCATGTCGAGGAAGGGCAGATCGACCGCGTACGCCGTATCAAACGAGAACGTGACGCAGGCCAAGTACGCGAGCATTTGGGTCGAGTGCACGCAGCTTGCCGCAATGGCCAGAATCTGATGCCCGTGCTCATCGAAGCCGTCAAAGCCAACTGCACCCTGGGCGAAATTTCGGATATCTACCGCGAGGTCTTCGGCGTCTACCGAGACCCGGCGTGGTTGTGA